The following nucleotide sequence is from Kineobactrum salinum.
CTGGACAGCTGCGCACCCGGTCAGCTGCAGTCGCAGAAGCTGCCACATCTGCGTTGTGTGATAAGGATGGGGGAGGGCGTCACTGCCGGCATGTTCAACTTTGCCAATGTCTGCCGGCGCGGCGCAGCCGAGCCCATGGACCAGCTGACGGCGGCGTCCGCTGCGCTGGCGCCCACCGATCCAATCAATATCCAGTTTACCAGCGGCACCACCGGCAACCCCAAGGGCGCCACGTTGAGTCACCTGAATATTCTCAACAACGGCAAACTGGTGGGTGACGGCATGCACCTGAGTGAACATGACCGGCTCTGCATTCCGGTGCCACTGTACCACTGCTTCGGGATGGTGATGGCGAGCCTGGCCTGCGTCACCCACGGTTCGGCCGCGGTATTCCCGGGCGATGCCTTCGAGCCCCGGGCCACGCTGGAGACGGTGGCCGAGGAGTACTGTACCGCGCTGCACGGCGTACCCACGATGTTCATCGCCGAACTCGACCTGCCGGACTTTGCCGACTTCGATCTGTCCAGCCTGCGCACCGGCATTATGGCCGGCTCGACCTGTCCGGTGGAGGTCATGCGGCGGGTGATGGACAGGATGCACATGAGCGAGGTGTTGATCGCCTACGGTCAGACCGAGACCAGCCCGGTCAATCACATGACCACAGTGGATGACTCCGTCGAGAAGCGTGTCGGCAGCGTGGGCCGCCCCGCACCCCACTGCGAGATCAAGCTGGTGGACGCGCAGGGCAAAGTGGTTCCAGTAGGTGAAAAGGGCGAGATCTGCTGCCGCGGCTATTCGGTGATGCAGGGCTATTGGGATGATCCCGAGCGCAGCGCTGAGACCATCGACAGTGAGGGCTGGCTGCACTCGGGCGATATCGGCGTGATGGATGCCGATGGCTATACCCAGGTGACCGGGCGCATCAAGGACATGATTATCCGCGGTGGCGAGAATATCTATCCGCGGGAAGTGGAGGAGTTTCTCTACACCCATCCCTATATCCAGGAGGCGCAGGTATTTGGCGTGCCCGATGAGCGTTACGGTGAGCAGGTCTGCGTCTGGATCAAGTTGCAGGAAGGCGTGTCTCTGGACGCCGGGCAGATACAGGAGTTTTGCCGCGACAACATCACTCATTTCAAGATTCCCCGTCACGTACATTTCGTTGAAGAGTTTCCGATGACCGTGACGGGTAAAATCCAGAAGTTTGTGATGCGCGAGCAGATGCACCGTCACCTGCGCGCAGAACAGGCAGGGGAGACTGAAGCCTAGTGTGTCGGCGCTGGCTCCTGCGACAATCACTGGTATCATGATGAGCAACCGACAAGGACAGCCCTAGCAGGTTGCTGAAAAACTCCCTCGAATGAGGGAAAATAGCGCAATCGCAGGTTGGAGACCAAACAATGCGCGGTGATTACCAGGAAGGCGGTGACTTGTTCAGTTATGTTTCGCTGGAACAGCGCATTCCCAAGCGCCACCCGATCCGCAAGATGCGTAAACTGGTCGATGAAGCGTTGACCAACCTGGACTCTATTTTTAATGAGATCTACGCAGACTGCGGCCGGCCGTCCATCCCGCCTGAGCGTCTGATCCGCGCTTCCTTGTTGCAGGTGTTCTATTCGATTCGCAGTGAGCGGCAGTTGATGGAGCAGTTGGACTACAACCTGATGTTTCGCTGGTTCGTTGGCTTGAGTGTTGACGAT
It contains:
- a CDS encoding AMP-binding protein; this translates as MDKTLTYSELAGPTVPPLLNDTIGRVFDATTERFPERDGLIVRHQGIRWSYREYRQRVDELARGLLLLGIAAGDRVGIWAPNCYEWCLTQYATAKIGAIMVCINPAYRSYELEFALNKVQCKAVICAEKFKSSDYLGMLQQLAPELDSCAPGQLQSQKLPHLRCVIRMGEGVTAGMFNFANVCRRGAAEPMDQLTAASAALAPTDPINIQFTSGTTGNPKGATLSHLNILNNGKLVGDGMHLSEHDRLCIPVPLYHCFGMVMASLACVTHGSAAVFPGDAFEPRATLETVAEEYCTALHGVPTMFIAELDLPDFADFDLSSLRTGIMAGSTCPVEVMRRVMDRMHMSEVLIAYGQTETSPVNHMTTVDDSVEKRVGSVGRPAPHCEIKLVDAQGKVVPVGEKGEICCRGYSVMQGYWDDPERSAETIDSEGWLHSGDIGVMDADGYTQVTGRIKDMIIRGGENIYPREVEEFLYTHPYIQEAQVFGVPDERYGEQVCVWIKLQEGVSLDAGQIQEFCRDNITHFKIPRHVHFVEEFPMTVTGKIQKFVMREQMHRHLRAEQAGETEA